One segment of Desulfovibrio sp. X2 DNA contains the following:
- a CDS encoding alginate lyase family protein, with translation MPRFATTFLASFLLVLLVLLAGAFCVAAEPPATISLPPLSLAAARAALLAGRGPRAAYEALLEDADRALRAGPYSVVDKQKTPPSGDKHDYMSVGPYRWPDPASPNGLPWIVRDGKTNPESRGEGYDSARLGRMSYAVSTLALAWYLGGNDAYADRAAVLLRAWFLDPATRMNPDFDYAQGVPGGARGTKSGIIDSRLFIPVVDAARLLAGSSFWTPEDEAGLRAWFSAFLDWLLDSPLGREEAEATNNHGMWYDAQVAAMALYTGRTDVARRVLGTSAPERLAAQIAPDGSLPLELSRTKSLRYTLFTLQAAFALADMGRSVGVDLWHFHTPDGRSLREAFDYVASWAGNPASWPYSEIVPVDPKAFVSLFLCAAQGFGDPGLASGIALIDPDDWRTDRGRLLYFPPDKAPPERRRAIPAP, from the coding sequence ATGCCCCGTTTCGCCACGACGTTTCTCGCATCTTTCCTGCTCGTCCTGCTCGTCCTGCTCGCCGGGGCCTTCTGCGTTGCGGCCGAGCCGCCCGCGACGATCTCCCTGCCTCCGCTCAGCCTTGCCGCGGCGCGCGCGGCACTGCTCGCGGGCCGGGGGCCGCGGGCGGCCTACGAGGCGCTGCTCGAGGACGCGGACAGGGCGCTGCGCGCCGGACCGTACTCGGTCGTGGACAAGCAGAAGACCCCGCCGAGCGGCGACAAGCACGACTACATGAGCGTCGGGCCCTATCGCTGGCCCGATCCCGCCTCGCCCAACGGGCTGCCCTGGATCGTGCGCGACGGCAAGACCAATCCCGAGAGCAGGGGGGAGGGCTACGACTCCGCGCGCCTGGGCAGGATGTCCTATGCCGTCTCCACCCTGGCCCTGGCCTGGTACCTGGGCGGGAACGACGCCTACGCAGACCGCGCGGCCGTGCTCCTGCGCGCCTGGTTCCTCGACCCGGCCACGCGCATGAATCCCGACTTCGACTACGCCCAGGGCGTGCCCGGCGGCGCGCGCGGCACCAAGAGCGGCATCATCGACTCGCGCCTCTTCATCCCGGTGGTGGACGCGGCGCGCCTGCTGGCCGGGTCGTCCTTCTGGACTCCCGAGGACGAGGCGGGGCTTCGCGCCTGGTTCTCGGCCTTCCTCGACTGGCTCCTGGACAGCCCCTTGGGCAGGGAAGAGGCCGAGGCCACGAACAACCACGGCATGTGGTACGACGCCCAGGTCGCGGCCATGGCCCTCTACACCGGGCGTACGGACGTGGCTCGGCGGGTGCTCGGCACGAGCGCGCCCGAACGCCTGGCCGCGCAGATCGCGCCGGACGGGAGCCTTCCCCTGGAGCTTTCCCGTACCAAGTCGCTGCGCTACACGCTGTTCACCCTGCAGGCGGCCTTCGCCCTCGCGGACATGGGACGGTCGGTCGGCGTGGATCTCTGGCATTTCCACACCCCGGACGGCCGCTCCCTGCGCGAGGCCTTCGACTACGTGGCCTCCTGGGCAGGGAACCCGGCCTCCTGGCCCTACAGCGAGATCGTCCCGGTGGATCCCAAGGCCTTCGTCTCCCTCTTCCTCTGCGCGGCCCAGGGCTTCGGCGATCCGGGACTCGCCTCCGGCATCGCCCTGATCGACCCGGACGATTGGCGCACCGACCGTGGCCGCCTGCTCTACTTCCCGCCGGACAAGGCTCCGCCGGAACGCCGCAGGGCCATCCCGGCCCCCTGA
- a CDS encoding Rrf2 family transcriptional regulator, with protein MKLSTKSRYGTRLLLDIALHGDDGPVRIQDTAARQDISVKYLERIAQILRKGGFLKSRRGKKGGHALAMPLEGITVGAVVRLLEGDSLLVECSGASPSCTMAETCVTRLVWLEASQAMFERLDSITFADLVARGRDMASCGMPQDALLPDRS; from the coding sequence ATGAAACTCTCCACGAAAAGCCGCTACGGCACGCGCCTGCTGCTGGACATCGCCCTGCACGGGGACGACGGCCCGGTGCGCATCCAGGACACGGCCGCGCGCCAGGACATCTCGGTGAAGTACCTGGAACGCATCGCCCAGATCCTGCGCAAGGGCGGTTTTCTCAAGAGCCGCCGCGGCAAGAAGGGCGGCCACGCCCTGGCCATGCCGCTCGAGGGGATCACGGTCGGTGCGGTGGTCAGGCTGCTCGAGGGCGACAGCCTCCTGGTGGAGTGCTCGGGCGCCTCGCCGAGCTGCACCATGGCCGAGACCTGCGTCACGCGCCTCGTCTGGCTGGAGGCGAGCCAGGCCATGTTCGAGCGCCTTGACTCCATCACCTTCGCCGATCTCGTGGCGCGCGGCAGGGACATGGCCTCCTGCGGGATGCCCCAGGACGCACTCCTCCCGGACCGATCCTGA
- a CDS encoding response regulator has translation MAKKVLIIDDDPSIVSYLQDILQDAGYATAVATNGLEAMDKLESEKPDLITLDIEMPEMSGPKFNRALTKDGKAKGVPIIVVTGHMGLKYTIPNAVAEFDKPFDKDVLVGKVREIIGK, from the coding sequence ATGGCGAAAAAGGTTCTGATCATTGACGACGACCCGAGCATCGTGAGCTATCTCCAGGATATTCTGCAGGACGCCGGCTACGCCACGGCCGTTGCCACCAACGGTCTGGAGGCCATGGACAAGCTCGAGAGCGAGAAGCCGGACCTCATCACCCTGGATATCGAGATGCCCGAGATGTCCGGCCCCAAGTTCAACCGCGCCCTGACCAAGGACGGCAAGGCCAAGGGCGTGCCCATCATCGTGGTCACCGGCCACATGGGCCTCAAGTACACCATCCCCAACGCCGTCGCCGAGTTCGACAAGCCCTTCGACAAGGACGTGCTGGTCGGCAAGGTCCGCGAGATCATCGGCAAGTAG
- a CDS encoding N-acyl homoserine lactonase family protein, whose amino-acid sequence MNTYVIHPIVMGSKLFDQGMMTYQHGYGRPFAIPIYAWYLEGGDKRVLVDTGEMQPIRSEDRERAVGGRIYTFEEGLALYGLTPEDIDVVIHTHLHSDHCENDYKCVNAQIWVHENELARIHDPHPLDYRYNEEYIEDVEERGQIRALSGDAQILPGIRVVHTPAHTDGGLTVLVDTAQGVAAITGFCVIKENLFPPREVAAMEMEVIPPGTCVNPYEAYDVMLKVKGMADILIPLHDPGFASGAPIPGPA is encoded by the coding sequence ATGAACACCTACGTGATCCACCCCATCGTCATGGGCAGCAAGCTGTTCGACCAGGGCATGATGACCTACCAGCACGGATACGGCAGGCCGTTCGCCATCCCCATCTATGCCTGGTACCTCGAGGGCGGGGACAAGCGCGTGCTCGTGGACACGGGCGAGATGCAGCCCATCCGCTCCGAGGACCGGGAGCGGGCCGTGGGCGGCCGCATCTACACCTTCGAGGAAGGCCTCGCCCTGTACGGCCTCACGCCCGAGGACATCGACGTGGTCATCCACACCCACCTGCACAGCGACCACTGCGAGAACGACTACAAGTGCGTCAACGCGCAGATCTGGGTACACGAGAACGAGCTCGCGCGCATCCACGATCCCCACCCCCTCGATTACCGCTACAACGAGGAATACATCGAGGACGTGGAGGAGCGCGGACAGATCCGCGCGCTTTCGGGCGACGCGCAGATCCTGCCCGGGATACGCGTGGTGCACACCCCGGCGCATACGGACGGCGGCCTGACGGTGCTCGTGGACACGGCGCAGGGCGTGGCCGCCATCACCGGATTCTGCGTGATCAAGGAGAACCTCTTCCCGCCCAGGGAGGTCGCGGCCATGGAGATGGAGGTCATCCCTCCCGGCACCTGCGTCAATCCGTACGAGGCCTACGACGTGATGCTGAAGGTCAAGGGCATGGCCGACATCCTGATCCCCCTGCACGACCCGGGCTTCGCCTCGGGCGCGCCCATCCCCGGCCCGGCCTGA
- a CDS encoding HD domain-containing phosphohydrolase, producing the protein MIGSRILLVDDEPALVEVCREALADRGHEVLTAGNGRRALPILETGGIDCAVLDMRMPEMGGMDLLREIKRREIDVEVIFLTGYGCIENAVECLQLGAVDYMLKPFNVSDLMARVDKALQERRLRGAAPDGAGLMAVFGLGEALKEKKNFDDLLREFLVRVRGAFAPEGMAFYFADEGPYAGRAPVSCNGTSLAPGLLGWCGALARRLMERNAPKLIDPASLRAVRASGRSLPASLEDMSLLIAPLSNGAHRLGAVVLMRGGSEGAYSVNDLRLLTFLASHASAVLDCTVKHRQIEDISMGVITSFVRAVEAKDPYTCGHSERVGEYAFRLGKACGLGPRDLELLRVAGLLHDVGKIGVPDSVLNKPEGLTDEELGVMRRHPTIGRDIVSRVASLEEVLPIIYHHHERMDGRGYPDGLTGENIPILSRIVSVADGFEAMVSNRAYRHGMAVSDALATLNAGAGTQWDPQVVGAWAGLVAAGGAELAPTA; encoded by the coding sequence ATGATCGGCAGCCGCATACTCCTGGTGGACGACGAGCCCGCGCTCGTGGAGGTCTGCCGCGAGGCGCTGGCGGACCGGGGGCACGAGGTGCTGACCGCGGGCAACGGCAGGCGCGCCCTGCCGATCCTCGAGACCGGCGGCATCGACTGCGCCGTCCTGGACATGCGCATGCCCGAGATGGGAGGCATGGATCTTCTGCGCGAGATCAAGCGCCGCGAGATCGACGTCGAGGTCATCTTCCTCACGGGCTACGGCTGCATCGAGAACGCCGTGGAGTGCCTGCAGCTCGGGGCCGTGGACTACATGCTCAAGCCCTTCAACGTGTCTGACCTCATGGCCCGCGTGGACAAGGCGCTGCAGGAGCGGCGGCTGCGCGGCGCCGCGCCGGACGGTGCGGGGCTCATGGCCGTCTTCGGTCTGGGCGAGGCGCTCAAGGAAAAGAAGAATTTCGACGATCTCCTCCGGGAGTTCCTGGTCCGGGTGCGCGGGGCCTTCGCGCCGGAGGGCATGGCCTTCTACTTTGCCGACGAGGGGCCCTACGCGGGCCGCGCCCCGGTCTCCTGCAACGGCACCTCCCTGGCGCCCGGCCTGCTCGGCTGGTGCGGCGCCCTGGCCCGGCGGCTCATGGAGCGCAACGCGCCCAAGCTCATCGACCCGGCCAGTCTGCGCGCCGTGCGCGCCTCCGGCCGTTCGCTGCCCGCTTCCCTGGAGGACATGTCGCTGCTCATCGCGCCGCTCTCCAATGGAGCCCACCGCCTGGGAGCCGTGGTGCTCATGCGCGGCGGCTCGGAAGGGGCCTATTCGGTCAACGACCTGCGCCTGCTGACCTTCCTCGCCTCGCACGCCTCCGCGGTCCTCGACTGCACCGTGAAGCACCGCCAGATCGAGGACATCAGCATGGGCGTCATCACCTCGTTCGTGCGCGCGGTGGAGGCGAAGGATCCCTACACCTGCGGCCATTCGGAGCGCGTCGGCGAATACGCCTTCCGCCTCGGCAAGGCCTGCGGCCTCGGCCCGCGCGACCTGGAGCTCCTGCGCGTGGCCGGACTGCTGCACGACGTGGGCAAGATCGGCGTGCCGGACAGCGTGCTCAACAAGCCCGAGGGGTTGACCGACGAGGAGCTCGGGGTCATGCGCCGCCATCCGACCATCGGCCGCGACATCGTCAGCCGCGTGGCCTCGCTGGAAGAGGTCCTGCCGATCATCTACCACCATCACGAGCGCATGGACGGGCGCGGCTATCCGGACGGACTCACCGGAGAGAACATTCCCATCCTCTCGCGCATCGTCAGCGTGGCGGACGGCTTCGAGGCCATGGTCTCCAACCGGGCCTACCGCCACGGCATGGCCGTGTCCGACGCCCTGGCGACCCTGAATGCCGGAGCGGGCACGCAGTGGGACCCGCAGGTCGTCGGCGCCTGGGCCGGGCTCGTGGCCGCGGGCGGCGCCGAGCTGGCTCCCACGGCCTGA
- a CDS encoding HDOD domain-containing protein, with product MARIDTAQDQVESETLKSLVTAVEGLPSPPPVAVSILSKVSSDTDMEEVSRYVAADPAVALKVLKLANSPVYNRQSKVASLEKAIVILGISALKTILLGSFIRESLLHERKADDPFLQDYWKHSLACAVTAQLLAERLRPEDKEEAFICGMMHDLGKAVLLLLRPETYERILELSSHTGDDLCDLERMAFQADHGLVGKWLADAWGLPTQLVEAAWLHHQPESLPEKPGGRVGMLGIVMLADRLCQDVMMDFGAADHPAGTLALAKRLGVKEETLDNVRPLIAERYAAQAGLFDLNGDQSAFYAEALQRANAKLVNMGLEKTRKKSLLARSQRLLGASSRLAAALSGASTEKNIVDAVQREVFQGLGTPCGALVLFGPDASSRGLLWDGRTVRRFTADKGKRIELPGCPDDITVLLNHRLSGGNGTREAMEERLGQVLALPLEFSGTHLGDLLAELPCEPGLPTGDQDVAGLRQIAGHLSANLHRLHLTAQLERRAEDLSQALAKLGRAKEKALQAERLAAVGQLAAGAAHEINNPLSIIYARAQIMEQKETDQQKKRSLRQMCDQIERITGILQNLMDFARPAPPRLQDISLNDAVDKSLGLLRDGLSQAGIQVEKKLAPDMPMVKADPTQLQSLIVNLAINAQHAMQDKGGQLRVATRLDETGHRAMLTVRDDGQGIPKDILGRIFEPFFTTKEAGKGTGLGLSICYGIVQSHNGTIEVKSEEGAWTEVCVAFPLDSALARPAPAPRSEEPVRHGPADILVVDDEQHIRDILVESLEAAGFRTDTATDGHEALARVAERPYRLILLDIVMPRRDGLSVLKAVTSTIKDTPVIVLTGLAGQDEMRRAVELGAAACLRKPFQMDALLGKVRELLGQGTTEQTAGQAARTGRDA from the coding sequence TTGGCACGAATCGACACCGCCCAGGACCAGGTCGAAAGCGAAACCCTCAAGTCCCTGGTCACGGCCGTGGAAGGCCTCCCCTCCCCTCCCCCGGTCGCCGTATCCATCCTCTCCAAGGTTTCCTCCGACACGGACATGGAAGAGGTCTCGCGCTACGTCGCAGCGGACCCCGCCGTGGCGCTCAAGGTCCTGAAGCTCGCCAACTCGCCGGTCTACAACCGCCAGTCCAAGGTCGCGAGCCTGGAGAAGGCCATCGTCATCCTGGGCATCTCCGCGCTGAAGACCATCCTCCTCGGCTCCTTCATCCGCGAGTCCCTGCTCCACGAACGCAAGGCCGACGACCCCTTCCTGCAGGACTACTGGAAACACTCCCTGGCCTGTGCCGTGACCGCGCAGCTCCTGGCGGAGCGGCTCCGTCCCGAGGACAAGGAGGAGGCCTTCATCTGCGGCATGATGCACGACCTGGGCAAGGCCGTGCTCCTACTGCTCAGGCCCGAGACCTACGAGCGCATCCTGGAACTTTCCTCGCACACGGGCGACGACCTCTGCGACCTGGAGCGCATGGCCTTCCAGGCGGACCACGGCCTGGTCGGCAAGTGGCTGGCCGACGCCTGGGGACTGCCGACGCAGCTCGTGGAGGCGGCCTGGCTGCACCACCAGCCCGAGTCCCTGCCCGAGAAGCCGGGGGGCCGCGTCGGCATGCTCGGCATCGTCATGCTGGCCGACAGGCTCTGCCAGGACGTGATGATGGATTTCGGGGCCGCCGATCATCCGGCGGGCACCCTGGCCCTGGCCAAGCGGCTCGGGGTCAAGGAAGAAACGCTCGACAACGTCAGGCCGCTCATCGCCGAACGCTACGCCGCCCAGGCAGGCCTCTTCGACCTGAACGGCGACCAGTCGGCCTTCTACGCCGAGGCCCTGCAGCGCGCCAACGCCAAGCTCGTGAACATGGGGCTCGAGAAGACCCGCAAGAAATCCCTGCTCGCCCGCTCCCAGCGTCTTCTCGGCGCGTCCTCGCGCCTGGCCGCCGCCCTGTCCGGCGCGAGCACGGAGAAGAACATCGTCGACGCGGTGCAGCGCGAGGTCTTCCAGGGGCTCGGCACGCCCTGCGGCGCGCTCGTCCTGTTCGGGCCGGACGCCTCCTCGCGGGGACTCCTCTGGGACGGCCGGACAGTCCGCCGCTTCACCGCGGACAAGGGCAAGCGCATCGAGCTTCCCGGCTGCCCGGACGACATCACCGTGCTCCTCAACCACCGCCTGTCCGGCGGAAACGGCACGCGCGAGGCCATGGAGGAGAGGCTCGGCCAGGTGCTGGCCCTGCCCCTGGAATTTTCCGGCACCCACCTGGGCGACCTGCTGGCCGAGCTGCCCTGCGAGCCCGGCCTGCCCACGGGCGACCAGGACGTGGCGGGACTGCGCCAGATCGCGGGCCATCTCTCCGCCAACCTGCACCGCCTGCATCTCACCGCCCAGCTCGAGCGCCGGGCCGAGGACCTGAGCCAGGCCCTGGCCAAGCTCGGCCGCGCCAAGGAGAAGGCCCTGCAGGCCGAGCGCCTGGCCGCCGTGGGCCAGCTCGCCGCGGGGGCCGCGCACGAGATCAACAATCCGCTGTCCATCATCTACGCGCGCGCCCAGATCATGGAGCAGAAGGAGACGGACCAGCAGAAGAAGCGCAGCCTGCGTCAGATGTGCGACCAGATCGAGCGCATCACGGGCATCCTGCAGAACCTCATGGATTTCGCCCGCCCGGCTCCGCCGCGCCTGCAGGACATCTCGCTGAACGACGCCGTGGACAAGAGCCTCGGGCTTCTGCGCGACGGACTGTCCCAGGCCGGCATCCAGGTGGAGAAGAAACTCGCGCCCGACATGCCCATGGTCAAGGCCGACCCCACGCAGCTGCAGTCGCTCATCGTCAACCTGGCCATCAACGCCCAGCACGCCATGCAGGACAAGGGCGGGCAGCTGCGCGTGGCCACGCGGCTCGACGAGACCGGCCACCGCGCGATGCTCACGGTGCGCGACGACGGCCAGGGCATCCCCAAGGACATCCTCGGCCGCATCTTCGAACCCTTCTTCACCACCAAGGAGGCGGGCAAGGGCACGGGGCTCGGCCTGTCCATCTGCTACGGCATCGTGCAGAGCCACAACGGGACCATCGAGGTCAAGAGCGAGGAAGGCGCCTGGACCGAGGTCTGCGTCGCCTTTCCCCTCGATTCCGCGCTGGCGCGTCCGGCTCCCGCGCCGCGCAGTGAGGAGCCCGTTCGCCACGGTCCGGCGGACATCCTGGTCGTCGACGACGAGCAGCACATCCGCGACATCCTGGTGGAATCCCTGGAGGCCGCAGGTTTCCGCACCGACACCGCCACCGACGGCCATGAGGCCCTGGCACGCGTCGCGGAGCGTCCCTACCGCCTGATCCTCCTGGACATCGTCATGCCCAGGCGCGACGGCCTCTCCGTGCTCAAGGCCGTGACCTCGACCATCAAGGACACCCCGGTCATCGTGCTCACCGGCCTCGCAGGCCAGGACGAAATGCGCCGGGCCGTGGAGCTCGGGGCCGCGGCCTGCCTGCGCAAGCCCTTCCAGATGGACGCCCTGCTCGGCAAGGTGCGCGAGCTGCTCGGCCAGGGGACTACGGAACAGACCGCCGGGCAGGCCGCCCGCACGGGCAGGGACGCATGA
- a CDS encoding MinD/ParA family protein: MTKDRLPTAAAQHARVIAIASGKGGVGKTSVAVNTAVALAESGQRVCLLDADLGLANVDILLGLSPDKTLEDVLFDGLPLERALVPVCRGLDVLPGSSGVQRMANLSAQARTRLVREVEKLADYDFLIVDNSPGISPQIVSLCLAAQEVVVVTTPEATSVTDAYALIKVMKGRGLARRPLLLVNRARGEAQARLVFEKVDQTARRYLGQDCAFLGTILDDPSMARAAALRRPVSDVSAASPATTGFRHLAATLSAAKGPYARPARGASAFFRDFLVKASEASLAQEQAQPSKTQGALAALRQSRPLERLEAIAGLVENLPGARDRDEALATWQRLRDEVADLRTSLTPALAGVLSENEGRAQQGPRGRAAILCDDPSMREVLAEIVIELGLMPIDALTPPPIRSPLPGPALLLACWDGPRETLEKFVRDHGEAPLVLMEGYPGSRAQKSAAVQRAAAVVRRPFRIDELKRVIARFSSAARNAAT; the protein is encoded by the coding sequence ATGACCAAGGACCGCCTGCCCACGGCCGCGGCCCAGCACGCACGGGTCATCGCCATCGCCAGCGGCAAGGGCGGCGTGGGCAAGACCAGCGTGGCCGTGAACACGGCCGTGGCCCTGGCCGAGTCCGGACAGCGCGTCTGCCTGCTCGATGCGGACCTGGGCCTCGCCAACGTGGACATCCTGCTCGGCCTCTCGCCGGACAAGACCCTCGAAGACGTGCTCTTCGACGGCCTGCCGCTCGAGCGCGCCCTGGTCCCGGTCTGCCGCGGCCTGGACGTGCTGCCGGGCAGCTCCGGCGTGCAGCGCATGGCCAACCTCTCAGCCCAGGCGCGCACCCGCCTCGTGCGCGAGGTGGAAAAGCTCGCGGACTACGATTTCCTGATCGTCGACAACTCGCCCGGCATCAGCCCGCAGATCGTCTCCCTGTGCCTCGCCGCGCAGGAGGTGGTCGTGGTCACCACGCCCGAGGCCACCTCCGTGACCGACGCCTATGCGCTGATCAAGGTCATGAAGGGCCGGGGGCTCGCGCGGCGGCCGCTGCTGCTGGTCAACCGGGCGCGGGGCGAGGCCCAGGCGCGCCTCGTCTTCGAGAAGGTGGACCAGACGGCGCGCCGCTACCTGGGACAGGATTGCGCCTTCCTCGGCACCATCCTGGACGACCCGAGCATGGCCCGGGCGGCGGCCCTGCGCCGCCCCGTGTCCGACGTCTCGGCCGCCTCGCCCGCGACCACGGGCTTCCGCCATCTGGCGGCCACCCTGTCCGCGGCCAAGGGCCCCTACGCCCGGCCCGCGCGCGGCGCCTCGGCCTTCTTCCGCGATTTCCTGGTCAAGGCCTCGGAAGCCTCCCTGGCCCAGGAGCAGGCCCAGCCCTCGAAGACGCAGGGCGCGCTCGCGGCCCTGCGCCAGAGCCGCCCCCTCGAGCGGCTCGAGGCCATCGCCGGGCTCGTGGAGAACCTGCCGGGCGCGCGCGACCGCGACGAGGCCCTGGCCACATGGCAGCGCCTGCGCGACGAGGTCGCGGACCTGCGCACCTCCCTCACGCCCGCCCTGGCCGGAGTCCTCTCAGAGAACGAAGGCCGTGCCCAGCAGGGACCGCGCGGACGCGCGGCCATCCTCTGCGACGATCCTTCCATGCGCGAGGTCCTGGCCGAGATCGTCATCGAACTCGGGCTCATGCCCATCGACGCCCTGACCCCGCCGCCGATCCGCTCTCCCCTGCCGGGCCCGGCCCTGCTCCTGGCCTGCTGGGACGGCCCGCGCGAAACCCTGGAGAAATTCGTCCGCGACCACGGCGAGGCCCCCCTGGTGCTCATGGAGGGCTACCCCGGCAGCCGCGCGCAGAAAAGCGCAGCGGTACAGCGCGCCGCAGCCGTCGTCCGCCGCCCCTTCCGCATCGACGAGCTCAAGCGCGTCATCGCGCGTTTCTCCTCGGCCGCTCGCAACGCGGCGACCTGA
- a CDS encoding class I SAM-dependent methyltransferase yields MYIAPIHPRPDEPPLRRTAKGALRALLHLPVRLRMALDPDYPWLVAGAVRFLEGFLTPQMRVFEWGSGRSTVFFARRTASVVSVEHKAKWQRRVAARLVELTIANADLRLVPPAGPDIPPSPSPLRPARWTKQGIVSAKPEFTAYADAILAFPDDAFDLVSIDGRARVDCAANALDKLRPGGVLLLDNSEWPKYAPIFAMTEGWARQAWANGVWETTVLRKPVP; encoded by the coding sequence ATGTACATCGCCCCCATCCATCCGCGCCCGGACGAGCCGCCCCTGCGACGCACGGCCAAGGGCGCGTTGCGCGCGCTGCTGCACCTGCCCGTACGGCTGCGCATGGCCCTCGATCCCGACTATCCCTGGCTCGTGGCCGGTGCTGTGCGCTTCCTGGAGGGATTCCTCACGCCGCAGATGCGCGTCTTCGAATGGGGCAGCGGCCGCAGCACGGTCTTCTTCGCCCGCCGCACGGCCTCGGTCGTGAGCGTGGAGCACAAGGCCAAGTGGCAGCGCCGCGTGGCGGCACGCCTCGTGGAACTCACGATCGCCAACGCGGACCTGCGCCTCGTGCCGCCCGCCGGGCCGGACATCCCGCCTTCGCCCTCTCCGTTGCGCCCCGCGCGCTGGACCAAACAGGGCATCGTCTCGGCCAAGCCGGAGTTCACGGCCTACGCGGACGCGATCCTCGCCTTCCCGGACGACGCCTTCGACCTCGTGAGCATCGACGGCCGGGCGCGCGTGGATTGCGCGGCCAATGCCCTGGACAAGCTCAGGCCCGGCGGCGTGCTCCTGCTGGACAACAGCGAATGGCCCAAGTACGCGCCGATCTTCGCCATGACCGAGGGGTGGGCGCGGCAGGCCTGGGCCAACGGCGTATGGGAAACCACGGTATTGCGCAAACCTGTTCCGTAA
- a CDS encoding UbiX family flavin prenyltransferase has translation MNTRTILLAVTGASGMPYAVRLARALAAVSRLSLHVIVSNAARRVLELEAPGSEKAILDAADVVYREDEFAASPASGSWLHDGMVICPCSMKTLAAVATGLGTNLVHRAADVALKERRRLILVTRETPLSLVHIENMAAATRAGATIMPACPGFYSGDCTVDGLVDFMAARVLDHLGIPQDIMHPWNG, from the coding sequence GTGAACACGCGCACCATCCTTCTCGCCGTCACCGGGGCCAGCGGCATGCCCTACGCCGTCCGCCTGGCCCGGGCCCTGGCGGCCGTTTCCCGGCTCAGCCTGCACGTCATCGTCTCGAACGCCGCCCGGCGCGTGCTGGAACTCGAAGCGCCGGGCAGCGAAAAAGCCATCCTCGATGCGGCCGACGTGGTCTACCGCGAGGACGAGTTCGCCGCCTCCCCGGCCAGCGGCTCGTGGCTGCACGACGGCATGGTCATATGCCCCTGCTCCATGAAGACCCTGGCCGCCGTGGCCACGGGCCTGGGGACCAATCTCGTGCACCGCGCGGCCGACGTGGCCCTGAAGGAGCGGCGCAGGCTCATCCTGGTGACGCGCGAGACGCCGCTCTCGCTCGTGCACATCGAGAACATGGCCGCGGCCACGCGCGCCGGAGCCACGATCATGCCCGCCTGTCCGGGCTTCTACTCGGGGGACTGCACAGTGGACGGGCTGGTGGACTTCATGGCCGCCCGCGTTCTCGACCATCTCGGCATTCCCCAGGACATCATGCACCCGTGGAACGGGTAA
- a CDS encoding metal-dependent hydrolase: MPTKLTWNGHSNVRIACEAAAILIDPFFEGNPTAPIPASEAGPADVVCVTHAHGDHLGSALAVCRATGATLVAMPEICEKLVADGLPESQTIGMNIGGTVELKGCRIKMVQAVHSSPFGAPAGFILTLPDGLCCYHAGDTGLFSSMELFSVFHTIHLALLPIDGHYNMDARQAAYACRLLKCGRVVPIHWGTFPILAQGTGEFRAALEELAPDTMFTELRPGESLSLPSPGPAGDCGCE, translated from the coding sequence ATGCCCACGAAGCTGACCTGGAACGGCCACTCCAACGTGCGCATCGCCTGCGAGGCGGCCGCGATCCTCATCGACCCCTTCTTCGAGGGCAATCCGACCGCCCCCATCCCGGCGTCCGAGGCAGGTCCCGCGGACGTGGTCTGCGTGACGCACGCGCACGGCGACCACCTCGGCTCGGCCCTGGCCGTCTGCCGTGCCACCGGCGCCACGCTCGTGGCCATGCCCGAGATCTGCGAGAAGCTCGTCGCGGACGGGCTGCCCGAGTCCCAGACGATCGGCATGAACATCGGCGGCACCGTGGAGCTCAAGGGCTGCCGCATCAAGATGGTCCAGGCGGTCCACTCCTCCCCCTTCGGTGCCCCGGCGGGCTTCATCCTGACCCTGCCCGACGGCCTGTGCTGCTACCACGCGGGCGACACCGGCCTGTTCTCGTCCATGGAGCTGTTTTCCGTCTTCCACACCATCCATCTGGCCCTCCTGCCCATCGACGGCCACTACAACATGGACGCCCGCCAGGCCGCCTATGCCTGCAGACTGCTCAAGTGCGGACGCGTAGTGCCCATCCATTGGGGAACCTTCCCCATCCTGGCCCAGGGCACCGGCGAATTCCGCGCCGCCCTGGAGGAACTTGCGCCCGACACAATGTTCACGGAGCTTCGGCCGGGCGAGAGCCTGTCCCTCCCCTCGCCCGGTCCGGCGGGCGACTGCGGCTGCGAATAG